The following is a genomic window from Pseudothermotoga thermarum DSM 5069.
TTCTGGTACTTCCATCACAACTGGGTGTGTGTAACCAACTTGGAGTGTCAATTTTTTGCCTTGAACCTGTGCTCTGTAACCAACTCCAACTATTTCCAGTTGTTTTTCGTAGCCTTGAGTTACTCCTATTACCATGTTTCGGATCAAAGCCCAATAGGTACCCTGGTGCATTTTCAAAGTTTTTCTCATTGATCTTCTCACCAAGGCAGCTTCGTTTTGTTTGACGTAAATTTTTCCATCCTCAACGCTGACGACTACATATGGAGACAAAGTTTGTTCAAGGGTTCCTTTTGGGCCCTTTACAATTACTTTATTTTCAATCAGTTGAACTTGAACGTTCGGTGGAATCACAATGGGTCTTTTAGCCAGCTTTGACATGGTTGCTTACCTCCTTACCATACGTAGGCTATGACTTCTCCGCCTACTCCAAGAGCGCGTGCTTCCTTGTCCGTAAGTACTCCTTTGGATGTTGTGAGTATGGCAATGCCTATGCCGTTTTTTACTTTCGGTATCTCATCTTTGCCAACGTATATTCTTCTACCAGGTTTTGAAACCCTAACGATACCTTTGATAACCCGCTCGCGATTTTTCCTTTGACCTTTATATTTCAACTGAATTCTGAGTATACCTTGTTTTCCATCTTCAATGTATTTGAAGTCTTGTATAAAACCTTCACGTTTGAGAATTTCACAAATAGCTTTTTTCAAATTTGAAGCCGGAACATCCACAAAGTCTTTCATTGCTGCGTTTGCATTTCTGATGCGAGTTAGCATATCGGCTATTGGGTCACTCCACATCGCTTTCCCTCCCTTTTTACCAGCTGGCTTTCTTGACACCAGGGAGTTTTCCTTCCAGTGCCATTTTTCTGAAGCAAACCCTGCACAAGTTGAATTCTCTGTAAACTGATCTAGCTCTTCCACAGATTTTGCATCTTGTGTATTCTCTTACCTTGAACTTCTTGGGTTTTTTCCATCTTTCGATAAGCGCTTTTCTTGGCATTGTATACCTCCTCTCACTTTCTGAAGGGCAGTCCAAGTAATTCCAAAAGCCTGCGGGCTTCCTCGTCGGTCTTTGCCGTTGTGACTATTGTTATGTCCATACCTTGGGCTCTGGGGGATTGATCTGGAGTAATCTCTGGAAAGACGTATTGTTCGGTCAACCCAAAGGAATAGTTTCCACGTCCGTCAAAAGAATTTGGATTCAGTCCTCTGAAGTCTCTAACTTTTGGAAGAACTATGTTAGCCAATTTGTACAAAAAGTTCCACATTCTCACGCCACGTAGAGTTACTTTCAAACCAATACTCATTCCTTTTCTAATCTTGAAGTTTGAAATGCTCTTTTTTGCCTTGGTTATAACTGGTCTTTGACCTGTTATTGCCGCAAGCTCCTGCAAATGTCTGTTGAGCAAGTCAGGATTCCTTGCTCCTTCTCCGATTCCCATGTTTATAACTATTTTCTCGATTTTTGGAACTTGATGGATATTTTTGTAATTGAACTCTTTCATCAAGGTTGGTACTACTTCATTCAAGTACTTGTCTTTCAGTGGAACATAATTGTTGCCCATTTTTGAATTCCTCCTCACGCTTTGTCAATTATTTCGC
Proteins encoded in this region:
- the rplE gene encoding 50S ribosomal protein L5, with the translated sequence MGNNYVPLKDKYLNEVVPTLMKEFNYKNIHQVPKIEKIVINMGIGEGARNPDLLNRHLQELAAITGQRPVITKAKKSISNFKIRKGMSIGLKVTLRGVRMWNFLYKLANIVLPKVRDFRGLNPNSFDGRGNYSFGLTEQYVFPEITPDQSPRAQGMDITIVTTAKTDEEARRLLELLGLPFRK
- a CDS encoding type Z 30S ribosomal protein S14 gives rise to the protein MPRKALIERWKKPKKFKVREYTRCKICGRARSVYREFNLCRVCFRKMALEGKLPGVKKASW
- the rpsH gene encoding 30S ribosomal protein S8, which encodes MWSDPIADMLTRIRNANAAMKDFVDVPASNLKKAICEILKREGFIQDFKYIEDGKQGILRIQLKYKGQRKNRERVIKGIVRVSKPGRRIYVGKDEIPKVKNGIGIAILTTSKGVLTDKEARALGVGGEVIAYVW
- the rplF gene encoding 50S ribosomal protein L6; protein product: MSKLAKRPIVIPPNVQVQLIENKVIVKGPKGTLEQTLSPYVVVSVEDGKIYVKQNEAALVRRSMRKTLKMHQGTYWALIRNMVIGVTQGYEKQLEIVGVGYRAQVQGKKLTLQVGYTHPVVMEVPEGLSVETPTPTSIIVRGADKQKVGQFAAEIRKVREPNVYTGKGIMYKGEVIRRKEGKKA